One stretch of Chitinophaga pendula DNA includes these proteins:
- a CDS encoding HEPN domain-containing protein has product MRFFPVNKLVVKKYILKTISALDGHYNAASVGDAVYYSKLAIIELCGWIESSMDDIVQHFADRKLKTASYQRIFRKEIKGKNYGFEYETNFRKMMHQTIGLHNMESIEVKLDRSGQIAILLAELNALKLLRNDAAHTHIDATKTYQAPSVTKAQLLRIYPILKEIDREVKAIR; this is encoded by the coding sequence TTGAGATTTTTTCCGGTAAATAAGTTGGTTGTAAAAAAATACATACTAAAAACGATTTCCGCTTTGGATGGGCACTACAACGCTGCTTCGGTCGGTGATGCCGTATATTATTCAAAACTGGCAATCATTGAGCTTTGTGGTTGGATAGAATCCTCTATGGATGATATTGTGCAACATTTTGCTGATCGTAAGTTAAAAACTGCCTCATATCAAAGAATTTTCAGAAAGGAAATAAAGGGGAAAAATTATGGTTTTGAGTATGAAACAAATTTTCGGAAAATGATGCACCAGACAATTGGTCTTCATAATATGGAATCCATTGAGGTAAAACTAGATCGTAGTGGTCAAATCGCTATTCTCTTGGCGGAATTAAATGCATTGAAGTTGTTGCGAAATGATGCCGCTCATACGCACATTGATGCAACTAAGACCTATCAAGCTCCATCTGTAACCAAAGCTCAGTTACTACGCATATATCCAATTCTTAAAGAAATAGATCGAGAAGTTAAAGCTATAAGATAG